The Halobacillus amylolyticus nucleotide sequence ACCCTTTCTGCCTGCCAGAGGCTGTCACACTGCAATAGACAACAGCTTTTCTTATTTACGATTATATCATAATTTTGTTCATAATTGAATAAATGCCCATTCTTATTTATAGAGAATGGGGTTACCTTTGATCCCTTACAAAGATCTCCCAGCCATTCATTAAAAGAGAAATCTTCGGTTATATAATCCAATTGTTTTTGATGTAATTTTGATTGAGG carries:
- the sirA gene encoding sporulation inhibitor of replication protein SirA — protein: MQFVIYAIRQEVCEHYYYKVEMLKRFFQECMRLPQSKLHQKQLDYITEDFSFNEWLGDLCKGSKVTPFSINKNGHLFNYEQNYDIIVNKKSCCLLQCDSLWQAERVLFQPLRMCDQTFFIVEENGEHYGWVSPLSSQRLLS